From one Synergistaceae bacterium genomic stretch:
- a CDS encoding ribokinase has translation MSSVAVVGSLNIDLVMRAPHCPKRGETLIGGPFGMAGGGKGSNQALAAARLNAQSYMIGCVGNDEFGKKLRAVLTENGVDCSQLQTRRESATGTAVITLTHDGESSIIISQGANSLLDKQAIFDAKEIFSRSDCALFQMESPADTVTTGLKLARQTGCQTFLSAEPPFSLPGESWANIDYMILNERALSFYAGRKGEKLNIVDMAREILKRGLHNLVVTQSSKGGMIFTQDGEYFSFDAFNIRSVDHTGARDAFCAGLCVGLCEGMPIKAAARFASACGALACTKIGAHPSLPWRHQVGALLGEASGDDYEL, from the coding sequence TTGTCGTCAGTTGCAGTAGTAGGTTCATTAAATATAGATCTAGTTATGCGGGCTCCACATTGTCCTAAAAGGGGCGAGACTTTAATCGGGGGACCGTTCGGAATGGCAGGAGGCGGCAAGGGATCAAATCAAGCTCTAGCAGCTGCAAGACTCAACGCTCAATCTTACATGATAGGCTGTGTAGGTAATGACGAATTTGGCAAGAAATTACGCGCTGTCTTAACAGAAAACGGGGTAGACTGTTCGCAGCTTCAGACGAGAAGAGAATCAGCAACGGGAACAGCTGTTATAACACTAACACATGACGGAGAAAGCTCTATAATTATTTCACAGGGTGCGAATTCATTATTAGATAAGCAGGCAATATTTGACGCAAAAGAAATTTTCTCACGATCTGACTGCGCATTATTCCAAATGGAAAGCCCGGCAGATACAGTAACAACAGGGTTAAAACTCGCAAGACAAACAGGATGTCAAACTTTTTTATCAGCTGAACCGCCTTTCTCGCTACCCGGTGAGTCATGGGCAAATATTGATTATATGATTTTGAATGAACGTGCATTGAGTTTTTACGCAGGGAGAAAAGGTGAAAAATTAAATATTGTAGACATGGCTAGAGAGATTCTAAAACGAGGCTTGCATAATTTAGTAGTTACTCAGAGTTCCAAAGGCGGAATGATTTTCACTCAAGACGGAGAATATTTCTCATTTGACGCGTTCAATATTCGTTCAGTGGATCATACGGGAGCTAGGGACGCATTTTGTGCGGGGTTATGCGTGGGCTTGTGTGAAGGAATGCCTATAAAAGCTGCTGCACGTTTTGCATCTGCCTGCGGGGCTCTTGCTTGTACTAAAATCGGGGCGCATCCGTCTTTACCATGGCGGCACCAAGTCGGGGCATTACTCGGTGAAGCGTCCGGCGATGATTACGAGCTATAA
- a CDS encoding prolipoprotein diacylglyceryl transferase, whose protein sequence is MYPTLFNIGTFRIDTYSVVWFIALSIAILWALKRLKLYELDEDESRKIMAVAFLCMLVGARAPEYIRNWRVYYNHPSLLLDLNRGGVEEFGAILGAFSGALFMSLFSKKISFGKLCEVAAIPALMAIVIGRWGCFLNGCCKGIESKFFTTVHFLNDPPGITRHPVQIYYSIFAACSVILLLIIERRILSRQKIKFYPVIAPLALILFSIMRYIIAPVREYATLYKLINNYWVYKGITIFLPIEILFLAWSLYKMTRRK, encoded by the coding sequence ATGTACCCGACTTTATTTAATATAGGCACGTTCAGAATTGACACATACAGCGTAGTATGGTTTATTGCGCTGTCAATTGCTATATTATGGGCGTTGAAGAGATTAAAACTTTATGAGCTCGACGAGGACGAATCCCGCAAAATTATGGCCGTTGCGTTTTTATGTATGTTAGTGGGTGCTCGTGCTCCTGAATATATAAGAAATTGGCGGGTTTATTATAATCACCCGTCTTTATTGCTTGACTTGAATCGCGGCGGAGTTGAAGAATTCGGGGCAATTTTAGGGGCATTCTCCGGGGCGTTATTTATGAGTCTATTCAGTAAAAAAATTTCGTTCGGCAAATTATGTGAAGTCGCTGCAATTCCTGCATTAATGGCTATAGTAATAGGCCGCTGGGGATGTTTTCTCAATGGCTGCTGCAAAGGGATCGAGTCAAAATTTTTTACAACTGTACATTTTTTGAATGACCCACCGGGAATTACTCGGCACCCAGTGCAAATATATTACTCAATTTTTGCGGCGTGTTCAGTTATATTATTATTAATCATTGAGCGCAGAATTTTATCAAGACAGAAAATAAAATTTTATCCTGTTATAGCCCCGCTTGCATTAATTCTTTTCTCGATTATGAGATATATTATTGCTCCAGTCAGAGAATATGCGACACTTTATAAATTAATCAATAATTACTGGGTCTATAAGGGAATTACAATATTTTTGCCGATTGAGATTTTATTTCTAGCATGGAGTCTCTATAAAATGACGAGACGCAAATAA
- a CDS encoding Do family serine endopeptidase, which produces MRSKKFLAFITTLALILVTAGGSFAALSLSNFPAGSSSNNNPIVPIVKRASLAVVNIDVEKVTTRRSSRSPFPFDFDDDPIFKHFFGDNFREYNRSVPMKGRGSGFIVSKEGLIITNNHVVDKVDKITVSVLLSDGSKKTYEAELKGSDPTYDLAVIKIEPDAALPVLELGDSDALEVGEWVIAIGNPYGFEHTVTAGIISAKNRSVHGGEVNFDDFLQTDAAINPGNSGGPLLNMDGKVIGINAAIAPFAQGLGFAIPVNRAKEIMGDLISVGHARRGWLGVGIGNVTPQMAKIYGTGTTEGAMINDVFKGDPADKAGIKRGDIVIEINGDKIKDAQALTNKIRSLTPGSTAKIVVIRRGKKLTFNVKLDERDRDPDSRNRRDDDKDKDSTRKDSDSSGVLKDFGINKITKLDNNNRRRYGFDSEAQGVIISEVGRNSPAYNVGIREGDLLLEVNGREVDDIDDVSKAVSKDNTLVLLIERDKNTFFIQIEKDKSSK; this is translated from the coding sequence ATGCGAAGTAAAAAATTTTTAGCGTTTATCACGACGCTTGCATTAATCTTAGTAACGGCGGGGGGTTCATTTGCTGCTCTATCACTGTCAAATTTTCCGGCGGGTTCAAGCTCAAATAATAATCCCATAGTTCCCATAGTAAAGCGGGCTTCTTTGGCAGTTGTAAATATTGACGTTGAGAAAGTTACGACTCGGCGTTCCAGTAGATCTCCGTTCCCGTTTGATTTTGATGATGACCCTATTTTTAAACACTTTTTCGGGGATAATTTCCGCGAATATAATCGTTCAGTTCCTATGAAGGGGCGCGGCTCCGGCTTTATAGTCTCAAAAGAGGGCTTAATAATCACAAATAATCACGTCGTCGATAAAGTTGATAAAATTACGGTGTCAGTGCTTTTATCAGACGGCAGCAAGAAAACTTATGAGGCCGAACTCAAAGGCAGCGATCCTACTTACGATTTAGCAGTAATCAAGATTGAACCTGACGCAGCATTACCGGTGTTGGAACTGGGAGACTCTGACGCTTTAGAAGTCGGCGAATGGGTTATCGCAATAGGGAATCCCTACGGCTTTGAACATACTGTAACGGCCGGCATAATCTCGGCAAAAAATAGAAGCGTTCACGGCGGAGAAGTAAATTTTGATGATTTCTTACAGACTGACGCGGCAATTAATCCCGGAAATTCAGGCGGCCCATTATTAAACATGGATGGCAAAGTAATCGGAATTAATGCGGCAATTGCTCCATTTGCTCAGGGGTTAGGATTTGCGATTCCTGTTAATCGTGCAAAAGAAATCATGGGCGATTTAATTTCAGTAGGACATGCAAGACGGGGCTGGCTCGGTGTAGGAATCGGCAACGTAACGCCTCAAATGGCAAAAATTTACGGCACAGGCACAACTGAAGGCGCAATGATTAATGACGTGTTCAAAGGCGACCCGGCGGACAAAGCAGGAATCAAGCGCGGTGATATAGTAATCGAGATTAACGGCGATAAGATAAAGGACGCTCAAGCACTCACTAATAAAATAAGATCTCTTACGCCCGGATCTACTGCAAAAATTGTTGTAATCAGACGGGGCAAAAAATTAACTTTCAACGTGAAACTTGACGAACGCGACAGAGACCCGGACTCAAGAAATAGACGCGATGACGACAAAGATAAAGACTCAACACGTAAAGATTCGGACTCAAGCGGCGTATTAAAAGATTTCGGAATTAATAAAATCACTAAACTTGATAATAATAATAGAAGACGTTACGGATTTGACTCAGAGGCTCAGGGAGTAATAATTTCAGAAGTAGGCAGAAATTCACCGGCCTATAATGTGGGAATTCGTGAGGGCGATTTATTGCTTGAAGTCAACGGCCGCGAAGTAGATGACATTGACGATGTATCAAAGGCAGTCAGCAAAGATAACACACTTGTATTGCTGATCGAACGCGACAAGAATACATTTTTTATTCAGATCGAGAAAGATAAATCAAGCAAATAA
- a CDS encoding D-lactate dehydrogenase VanH-A, with product MKICFYALREYDELEFCCEMKNKYGVDYVYSVNYPGPENFNLASGCEAVSCTPCDMSAKTLENFYNLGVKYILCRSIGYDHVDLKRARELGLKVDTVSYTPTGVADYAIMLMLASVRRFGHIIKRAELQDYSLKNKIGRDFSQCTVGIMGTGRIGTTVLEHLTGFGCKLLAYDVYQNERAKEIAKYVSLDEILAESDIISLHMNANEQNYHIINKESIAKMKDDAYIINTARGKLIDSDALIQGIESGKLGGAALDVLEFENGLYYYNLMGEVMINHKLAMLRSYPNVILTPHTAFYTREDVRDMIKCNFESLYDFETGKKLHGVEAQ from the coding sequence ATGAAAATTTGTTTTTACGCGTTGCGCGAATATGACGAACTCGAATTTTGCTGCGAAATGAAAAATAAATACGGCGTTGATTATGTTTATTCAGTCAATTATCCCGGCCCTGAAAATTTTAACCTTGCTTCAGGCTGTGAGGCTGTGAGCTGCACTCCCTGCGACATGTCAGCAAAGACTCTCGAAAATTTTTATAATCTCGGCGTTAAATATATATTATGCCGCTCAATCGGTTATGATCACGTTGATTTAAAGCGGGCTCGTGAACTTGGCCTGAAAGTCGATACAGTTTCATACACTCCGACCGGAGTCGCTGATTACGCAATTATGTTAATGCTTGCCAGTGTTCGGAGATTCGGACATATAATTAAACGCGCTGAATTACAGGATTATTCGCTAAAAAATAAAATCGGGCGGGACTTCTCGCAATGCACAGTGGGCATAATGGGAACCGGGCGGATCGGTACGACAGTTTTAGAGCATTTGACGGGATTCGGCTGTAAATTATTAGCTTATGACGTTTACCAGAACGAGCGCGCAAAGGAAATCGCAAAATATGTCAGTCTCGATGAGATTTTAGCGGAATCTGATATTATTTCACTTCACATGAATGCTAACGAGCAGAATTATCACATTATAAATAAAGAAAGTATCGCGAAAATGAAGGACGACGCTTATATAATTAACACGGCGCGGGGCAAATTAATAGATTCTGATGCACTTATTCAGGGAATAGAGTCCGGAAAACTCGGCGGGGCAGCTCTTGACGTGTTAGAATTCGAAAACGGGCTGTATTATTATAATTTAATGGGTGAAGTCATGATTAATCATAAATTAGCAATGCTTAGATCTTATCCGAATGTTATATTAACACCTCACACGGCATTCTACACGCGCGAAGATGTTAGAGATATGATTAAATGCAACTTTGAGAGCTTATACGATTTTGAGACCGGCAAAAAATTACACGGAGTCGAGGCTCAATAG